One window of the Triticum dicoccoides isolate Atlit2015 ecotype Zavitan chromosome 3B, WEW_v2.0, whole genome shotgun sequence genome contains the following:
- the LOC119280675 gene encoding uncharacterized protein LOC119280675 encodes MMSPSLRPSATRPPPWLPSALHDPPPPPPSSPYDAAVPPPPDGLHKHHHHGRILDGRRRWRAAEEQEGGVKAGRRREDIGARASRGDVAAKEVRLPSAPRGGHRLPRARKRGGDIFPFITIYGKPGLFSPIGVHDACIGVRGHTSRADYRQLMKCRSLLEYMGDDCKVCEESGGRCRINTTYDIFECHCSDRISPSTCGTRRERRRLY; translated from the exons ATGATGTCGCCGAGTCTGCGCCCGAGCGCGACGAGGCCGCCCCCATGGTTGCCATCGGCGCTCCATGATCCGCCGCCTCCCCCACCCTCCTCTCCATACGACGCCGCCGTTCCTCCGCCACCCGACGGCCTCCACAAACACCACCACCACGGTCGGATCTTGGACGGCAGGCGGCGATGGCGTGCAGCGGAAGAGCAAGAGGGGGGCGTGAAGGCTGGCCGCCGCCGTGAGGATATCGGCGCCCGCGCGAGCCGTGGTGACGTGGCGGCGAAGGAAGTTCGCCTTCCCAGCGCGCCGCGCGGTGGCCACCGTCTCCCCCGCGCCCGCAAGAGAG GTGGAGACATTTTCCCATTCATAACTATTTATGGGAAACCTGGACTTTTTAGTCCGATAG GTGTCCATGATGCCTGTATTGGGGTACGAGGGCACACCTCCAGGGCAGACTACCGGCAGTTGATGAAGTGCAGGTCTCTTCTGGAGTACATGGGGGATGATTGCAAGGTGTGCGAGGAGAGTGGAGGGCGTTGTCGGATCAACACCACCTATGATATCTTCGAGTGCCACTGCTCCGATCGCATTTCTCCGTCCACCTGTG GTACAAGAAGAGAGCGAAGAAGATTATactaa